A stretch of the Candidatus Bandiella numerosa genome encodes the following:
- a CDS encoding 4'-phosphopantetheinyl transferase family protein, with protein sequence MLSDNTINIWEVDINTQNFDIAKQHIEILSDLELEKMYKFKFAKDYSVYLTSHVAMRLLISKYSNIKAKEIIYQYGENGKPWVSEDVQFNLSHAHKKALIGFYRKDIGVDIEYKKEIEDYCGIGDLVFTEKENEYMNAGNKKDRFYELWTRKEAIIKVIGVGLTDEVKDLSVGTREQFYKGNQIWQIKKIKSDFDYIAHVAYKNDNVINNIKLYNFSFR encoded by the coding sequence GTGTTATCTGATAATACAATAAATATATGGGAAGTAGATATAAATACCCAAAATTTTGATATAGCAAAACAACATATAGAAATACTATCTGATTTAGAATTAGAAAAAATGTATAAATTTAAATTTGCAAAGGATTATTCTGTATATTTAACATCACATGTAGCAATGAGATTATTAATATCAAAGTATAGTAATATAAAAGCAAAAGAAATAATTTATCAATATGGTGAGAATGGAAAACCATGGGTTTCTGAAGATGTGCAGTTTAACTTATCGCATGCACATAAAAAAGCACTTATAGGGTTTTATAGAAAAGATATAGGTGTGGACATAGAATATAAAAAAGAAATAGAAGACTATTGCGGTATAGGAGATTTAGTTTTTACAGAAAAAGAAAATGAATATATGAATGCTGGAAATAAAAAAGATAGGTTTTATGAATTATGGACAAGAAAAGAGGCAATAATAAAAGTAATAGGGGTAGGATTAACTGACGAAGTAAAGGATTTATCAGTAGGAACAAGGGAGCAGTTTTATAAAGGTAATCAAATATGGCAAATAAAGAAAATTAAATCAGATTTTGACTATATAGCACATGTTGCATATAAAAATGACAATGTTATTAATAATATTAAATTGTATAATTTTAGTTTTAGATGA
- a CDS encoding methylated-DNA--[protein]-cysteine S-methyltransferase, translating into MVAVADEKVLYILEFFDKKCLEYEIKKLCVKIKSGITVGKTVPIISIEKELELYFKGRLRVFKTSVYLLGTSFQKIVWNNLKDIPYGETISYLDQAKVMNKTSACRAVANANGANQLAIVIPCHRVIRRDGNLGGYSAGIQRKQWLIEHENSQRISSN; encoded by the coding sequence ATGGTAGCTGTTGCTGATGAAAAGGTTCTATACATATTGGAGTTTTTTGATAAAAAATGTTTAGAATATGAGATAAAAAAACTATGTGTAAAAATAAAATCAGGCATTACTGTAGGGAAGACAGTACCAATTATTTCTATTGAGAAAGAGTTAGAATTATATTTTAAAGGTCGGTTGAGAGTGTTTAAAACCTCAGTATATCTTTTAGGTACCTCTTTCCAAAAAATAGTTTGGAATAATTTAAAAGATATTCCTTATGGAGAAACTATAAGTTACTTAGATCAAGCAAAAGTGATGAATAAGACATCAGCATGTCGAGCTGTTGCAAATGCTAATGGTGCAAACCAATTAGCGATTGTAATTCCATGCCATCGTGTCATTCGTAGAGATGGAAACTTAGGTGGTTATAGTGCTGGGATTCAACGTAAGCAATGGCTAATTGAGCATGAAAATAGCCAAAGAATAAGTTCTAATTAA
- a CDS encoding transposase, producing MSKQINMVSLDQLVSKNHDYRKFKAIFDFEMVEEELGKIESRNNYKGYGVFRLFKCLLLQFMEDISDRELERYLGDSNAAKWFCDFDLTERTPDYSVFSKIRKKLGTNLLSKIFAIFRDQLRAAGYMSEVFTFVDASYLISKASLWEERDEARKKKYDKLNNEVLPKVARDKQAKIGCKGGSKFWYGYKKHVSVDIQSGMINKVAITPANLTDAQGFAHVLPKSGATYADKGYCTATAKIAAARRGVHLCAVKKNNMKGKNFDLDKYYTKIRSPFERVFAQDNKLLRYLSIAKNQFAEFMNAICFNLKRLVVLSA from the coding sequence ATGTCAAAACAAATTAATATGGTGAGTTTGGATCAGTTGGTGAGCAAAAATCACGATTACAGAAAATTTAAAGCTATTTTTGATTTTGAAATGGTAGAAGAGGAGTTAGGCAAAATAGAGAGTAGAAATAACTACAAGGGATACGGTGTATTTCGGCTGTTTAAGTGTCTTCTTCTGCAGTTTATGGAAGATATTTCTGACAGAGAATTAGAGAGGTATTTGGGGGATAGCAATGCCGCAAAGTGGTTTTGCGATTTTGATCTAACGGAGCGCACACCGGACTACAGTGTTTTTAGCAAGATACGCAAGAAATTAGGCACTAATCTTTTGTCGAAGATATTTGCAATATTCAGAGATCAATTGAGAGCAGCTGGGTATATGAGTGAAGTTTTTACTTTTGTAGATGCAAGCTATTTAATATCAAAGGCTAGCCTTTGGGAGGAACGTGATGAAGCTAGAAAGAAGAAATATGACAAGCTCAATAATGAGGTTTTGCCTAAAGTTGCGAGGGATAAGCAGGCTAAGATAGGTTGCAAGGGAGGTAGCAAATTTTGGTATGGATACAAGAAGCATGTTAGTGTGGACATCCAGTCTGGTATGATTAACAAAGTTGCAATTACCCCTGCTAATTTAACTGATGCTCAGGGTTTTGCTCATGTATTGCCAAAAAGTGGCGCAACTTATGCAGATAAAGGATATTGCACTGCTACTGCAAAAATTGCAGCAGCAAGAAGGGGAGTGCATCTTTGCGCTGTTAAAAAGAATAATATGAAGGGTAAGAATTTTGATTTAGATAAATATTATACGAAAATTAGGTCGCCATTTGAGCGTGTTTTCGCGCAAGATAACAAGCTACTGCGTTATCTTAGTATTGCAAAGAATCAATTTGCAGAATTTATGAACGCCATATGTTTTAATTTGAAACGGCTTGTGGTTCTGAGTGCTTAA
- a CDS encoding DUF6398 domain-containing protein, whose translation MLKNIISEIPAQIKNNFLNVTEMINSFCNRTLNDKYYNLALKLTTKLAKENPSNLIDCDIKTLAAAIINTITKTHESEMLQVSSKNLASWFQTTQTDIDKKTNSICKILNLQFIDQDQNTKSKVGDGYDINDRMMWLITINGFTIDIRNAAHDLQVDAYEHGLISYIPTNNK comes from the coding sequence ATGCTTAAAAATATAATATCAGAAATCCCAGCTCAAATTAAAAATAATTTTCTAAATGTTACTGAAATGATTAATTCATTTTGTAACAGGACTCTGAATGACAAGTATTATAATTTGGCTCTAAAATTAACAACAAAATTAGCAAAGGAAAATCCTTCTAATTTAATAGATTGTGATATAAAAACTTTAGCTGCTGCAATAATTAACACTATTACTAAAACTCACGAATCTGAGATGCTTCAAGTTTCTTCCAAAAACTTAGCTTCATGGTTTCAAACTACGCAAACTGATATAGATAAAAAAACAAATTCCATCTGCAAAATATTGAATCTGCAGTTCATAGATCAAGATCAAAATACAAAATCTAAAGTAGGTGATGGTTATGATATTAATGATCGTATGATGTGGTTAATTACTATCAACGGCTTTACAATTGATATCAGAAATGCAGCTCATGATTTGCAAGTTGATGCCTACGAGCATGGTTTAATATCATATATCCCCACTAACAACAAATGA
- a CDS encoding ATP-binding protein — MINIYSILGGLRGIIAIDVFQFLIFFLVIPASYVVTIKNASFTGNFINSISLSNYDVEFNLPIAIGLLIASLIPELSAPFMQRYLLLASNVKVLKSVFKKLFMITIPFMLSICLIAYLVIIKSINEPFSSNIIFHYIEWLPLGIKGLMISGLFAILMSTADSHMNATSTIITNDFIKHYFPTLGSKGLLVVMKVIILVLSLSPFILIIYKEHLFQLMLVLRSFGTNMLIIPLAASLLGFKINKKQFISSCFFSTLFTTLTVLLFNQYPLLLTFIGILGSFTGLIWNKNLYKIFVERVNGLYHLLYNIVISLFFKIKKFKCIYLTSKINKDIETKSTMLNNFSLFIFSYYFIFSLYLDNTKNLLPYLIIIGYGLVLIFMVRDILFPEKLVKKYYNMCYYICVIFCLPLVSSYLLFYYTSHSNDSHIWVINSLLTTFLLYQFLNSITFLISMTIGFILGCILYMVEASTINIGYSFHLVFYIYLSLIFVSQIIMREKEKKSVQKDKLQKEKLSMMQVFGEMIAHEIKTPISITSMQSYLFKDVLDNMEKDTANVEIHYTKEDFIMKRENYEVLKDATNMLIDISQHGLNTVDNLLTSLRGSVQNEEKGVILIGDVIQAAIKEYTLYIPELKNIKLYIIDNFKVECSFNSLKYVVINLIKNSCAHSGYNIKIEVRAENNELYFKDYGRGIKEEIIGKIFDKFFTQSKSGIGIGLSFCKVIMEDIGGSIKCESIEGKYTTFILKFPKKD, encoded by the coding sequence GTGATTAATATCTATTCTATTTTAGGTGGGTTACGAGGTATCATAGCTATAGACGTATTCCAATTTTTAATTTTTTTCTTAGTCATACCAGCTTCTTATGTTGTAACAATTAAAAATGCAAGTTTTACTGGGAATTTTATAAATTCTATTTCACTATCAAATTACGATGTAGAATTCAATTTACCTATAGCTATAGGACTTTTAATAGCATCATTAATACCTGAATTAAGTGCTCCTTTTATGCAAAGATATTTACTATTAGCTAGTAATGTAAAAGTTCTTAAATCAGTTTTTAAAAAGTTATTTATGATAACTATACCATTTATGCTTTCTATTTGCCTAATAGCATATTTAGTTATCATTAAATCAATAAATGAACCTTTTTCTTCTAATATTATTTTTCATTATATTGAATGGTTACCTTTGGGTATTAAGGGTTTGATGATATCAGGACTTTTTGCTATTCTAATGTCAACAGCAGATTCTCATATGAATGCTACTAGTACCATTATTACAAATGATTTTATAAAACATTACTTTCCAACATTAGGAAGTAAAGGGCTATTAGTTGTTATGAAGGTTATTATATTGGTGCTATCACTCTCCCCATTTATTCTTATAATTTATAAAGAGCACTTATTTCAGTTAATGTTAGTATTAAGAAGTTTTGGTACTAATATGCTAATTATACCATTAGCAGCTTCTTTATTAGGGTTTAAAATTAATAAAAAACAGTTTATATCTAGTTGTTTTTTCAGTACGCTGTTTACAACTCTAACTGTTTTATTATTTAATCAATATCCTTTATTATTAACTTTTATAGGTATTTTAGGAAGTTTTACAGGATTAATTTGGAATAAAAATTTATATAAAATTTTTGTTGAAAGAGTAAATGGATTATATCATTTACTTTATAATATTGTTATAAGCCTGTTCTTTAAGATTAAGAAATTTAAATGTATATACCTTACAAGCAAAATTAATAAAGATATTGAAACTAAATCAACAATGTTAAATAACTTTAGTTTATTTATTTTTTCTTATTATTTTATTTTTTCTTTATATCTTGATAATACTAAAAATCTTTTACCTTATTTAATAATAATAGGATATGGATTGGTTCTTATATTCATGGTAAGAGATATACTATTCCCAGAAAAGTTGGTGAAAAAGTATTATAATATGTGTTATTATATATGCGTCATCTTTTGCCTACCATTAGTATCAAGTTATTTGCTGTTCTATTACACATCTCATAGTAATGACAGTCATATTTGGGTTATTAACTCATTATTAACTACTTTTTTATTATATCAATTTCTTAATTCCATCACATTTCTAATAAGTATGACTATAGGATTTATATTAGGGTGTATCTTATATATGGTAGAAGCAAGTACAATTAATATAGGTTATTCTTTTCATTTAGTTTTTTATATTTATCTATCATTAATTTTTGTATCACAAATTATTATGAGGGAAAAAGAGAAAAAATCTGTTCAAAAAGATAAACTTCAAAAGGAAAAGTTAAGTATGATGCAAGTGTTTGGTGAGATGATAGCGCATGAAATAAAAACACCTATATCTATCACAAGTATGCAATCTTACCTATTTAAAGATGTTCTTGATAATATGGAAAAAGATACAGCAAATGTAGAAATACATTATACAAAAGAAGATTTTATAATGAAAAGAGAGAATTATGAGGTGCTTAAGGATGCAACTAATATGCTAATAGATATAAGTCAACATGGATTAAATACAGTTGATAACCTTTTAACATCGTTAAGGGGTTCAGTACAAAATGAAGAAAAGGGAGTTATATTAATTGGAGATGTAATACAAGCGGCAATTAAAGAATATACATTATATATTCCTGAGCTCAAAAACATAAAATTGTACATAATAGACAACTTTAAGGTTGAATGTTCTTTTAATAGCTTAAAATATGTAGTAATAAACCTTATAAAGAATTCTTGTGCACATAGTGGATATAATATAAAAATAGAGGTGAGAGCAGAAAATAATGAATTGTATTTTAAAGATTATGGTAGAGGAATAAAAGAGGAAATTATAGGGAAGATATTTGATAAGTTTTTTACCCAAAGCAAAAGTGGTATAGGTATTGGTCTTTCTTTCTGTAAAGTAATCATGGAGGATATTGGCGGATCAATCAAATGTGAGTCAATAGAGGGAAAATATACTACTTTTATACTAAAATTTCCTAAAAAAGATTAA
- a CDS encoding ankyrin repeat domain-containing protein: protein MPRYNDDYSHPFSQYGGHRYMMIREDYRSDYIYGGSSGNSYENSPALPALHRAARDGNLDIIHNLLDSGTNVNDITYNGRTALHYAAEYNNLRIINLLINSGIDASITDLNDRTSRDLLPDHGLQLRFDSLISGLQQHNIEVRANTLLQISTSEENLPALPYEICNIISEYASSYPESRLADAHQQQEDHAPFNIFSCLSHCFCTPVYNYFYPTQTHFE, encoded by the coding sequence ATGCCACGTTATAATGATGATTATTCGCACCCCTTTTCACAATATGGTGGGCACAGATATATGATGATACGCGAAGATTACAGATCTGACTATATTTATGGAGGGAGTAGTGGTAATAGTTACGAAAACTCTCCCGCACTACCTGCTCTACATAGAGCTGCAAGAGACGGTAATTTAGATATTATTCATAACCTACTTGATAGCGGGACAAATGTTAATGATATAACTTATAATGGACGTACTGCCTTACACTATGCAGCAGAATATAATAATCTGAGAATTATTAATTTACTAATTAACTCAGGAATAGATGCAAGTATTACTGATTTAAATGACAGAACTTCTAGAGATTTACTACCAGACCATGGTTTGCAATTAAGATTTGACTCATTAATATCAGGTTTACAACAACACAATATTGAAGTAAGAGCTAATACTCTTTTACAAATATCTACTTCAGAAGAAAATCTACCGGCTCTTCCTTATGAAATTTGCAATATCATTTCTGAGTATGCCAGTTCATATCCAGAATCTAGGTTAGCAGATGCACATCAACAACAAGAAGATCATGCTCCTTTCAATATTTTTAGCTGTCTTTCCCATTGTTTTTGCACCCCAGTCTATAACTATTTTTATCCAACACAAACTCACTTTGAATAG
- a CDS encoding IS982 family transposase — MDDFCKGFERWYVKQLISDGMVKRKRGLQMKLSEIITIMISYHASGMACFKHYYYYLKTERKNLFLNMVHYDSFIRYVKNAFSCLLCMFKAIEGGITEYMFIDATPMAVCHNLREKRHKVFKGMAKKGKTSTGWFFGLKLHILFNTHGEVVRLAITPGNTDDRAPVPDMLKDISCKLIGDKGYLSKKLFNTLFEQGTTLITKIKKNMKNCLMHVKDKLMLQKRSLVETIFSSMKSLRTLIHSRHRSPINAFSHLLAGLINYQLRPDKPVIDKNLFIIP; from the coding sequence GTGGATGATTTTTGCAAAGGATTTGAAAGATGGTATGTAAAACAATTGATAAGTGATGGAATGGTAAAGAGAAAAAGGGGTTTACAAATGAAGTTATCAGAAATAATAACGATAATGATAAGCTATCACGCGTCAGGAATGGCGTGTTTCAAGCATTATTATTACTATTTAAAAACAGAACGTAAGAATTTATTCTTAAATATGGTTCATTATGATAGTTTTATCAGATATGTTAAAAATGCATTTTCATGCTTATTATGTATGTTTAAAGCTATTGAAGGAGGCATAACAGAGTATATGTTTATAGATGCAACACCAATGGCAGTATGCCATAATCTGAGGGAAAAAAGACATAAAGTTTTTAAAGGTATGGCAAAAAAAGGCAAGACATCTACAGGTTGGTTCTTTGGTTTAAAACTACATATACTGTTTAATACACATGGAGAAGTGGTTAGACTCGCGATTACTCCAGGAAATACCGATGATAGAGCGCCTGTTCCTGACATGCTAAAAGATATTTCTTGTAAACTCATTGGTGACAAGGGGTACCTTTCCAAAAAACTGTTCAATACTTTGTTTGAGCAGGGAACAACGCTGATTACAAAGATTAAGAAAAACATGAAAAACTGTCTGATGCATGTTAAGGATAAATTAATGCTTCAAAAGCGTTCGCTGGTTGAAACAATCTTCTCTTCTATGAAATCCCTAAGAACCCTTATCCACTCTAGACACAGATCTCCCATTAATGCTTTTTCCCATCTTTTAGCTGGATTAATAAATTATCAATTAAGACCAGATAAACCTGTTATTGATAAAAACTTATTCATTATTCCTTAA
- a CDS encoding response regulator, producing MPTVLLVDDNPYVINFLSKCFTNEGFEVISAYNAKYAIELLIAENTPDINVVITDYEMPVINGLEFANTFKEIAKYKYVPIILYTQHSYMSCKDEKYKVFDLILIKPNMPQEIIKKAKELCESSKFKL from the coding sequence ATGCCCACAGTATTATTGGTAGATGACAACCCATATGTTATAAATTTTTTGAGCAAATGCTTTACAAATGAAGGTTTTGAAGTAATAAGTGCCTATAACGCTAAGTATGCAATAGAATTATTAATAGCAGAAAATACACCAGATATAAACGTTGTAATAACAGATTACGAAATGCCTGTTATAAATGGTCTTGAATTTGCGAACACATTTAAAGAAATAGCAAAATACAAGTATGTTCCTATAATACTGTATACACAACATAGCTATATGAGCTGCAAAGATGAAAAATATAAAGTATTTGATTTAATATTAATAAAACCTAATATGCCTCAGGAAATCATTAAAAAAGCTAAAGAATTATGTGAAAGTTCAAAATTTAAATTATAG
- a CDS encoding ATP-binding protein, with amino-acid sequence MTDNIENIKVFDFNADVSKVLQLMAKSLYTNKDIFLRELISNASDACNKLKYDAIKDPGLLAEDIDLKITVKIDKKKNTIIVSDNGIGMDDKDLIANLGTIANSGTQKFLENLKDEKNGIKDLIGQFGVGFYSVFMVSDLVTVYSTKAGSKKTFVWGSDGLGKYSLNLHDKQLPRGTIVEN; translated from the coding sequence ATGACTGATAATATAGAAAATATAAAAGTTTTTGATTTTAATGCAGATGTTAGCAAAGTTCTGCAGTTAATGGCCAAAAGCCTTTATACCAATAAAGATATTTTCTTAAGAGAACTTATCTCCAATGCTTCCGATGCTTGCAATAAACTTAAATACGATGCGATAAAAGATCCAGGTTTATTAGCAGAAGATATAGATTTAAAAATAACAGTCAAAATAGATAAGAAAAAAAATACAATTATAGTATCTGATAATGGTATTGGAATGGATGATAAAGATTTGATTGCTAATCTTGGTACTATTGCAAATTCAGGAACCCAAAAGTTTTTAGAAAACCTTAAAGATGAAAAAAATGGAATTAAAGATTTAATTGGTCAATTTGGTGTTGGCTTTTATTCCGTATTTATGGTGTCAGATTTAGTTACCGTATATTCTACTAAAGCAGGGAGTAAAAAAACTTTTGTATGGGGATCTGATGGCTTAGGTAAATATTCTCTTAATTTACATGATAAGCAACTACCAAGAGGAACCATTGTAGAGAATTAG
- a CDS encoding response regulator, whose amino-acid sequence MNEIDKKRVLIVDDNPYILKILATMLKLENLEITTAKNGEDALHLIINETEGKFDIIVTDYQMPIINGQELADTLRSYDEYCHTPIILVTQATHIRYENDDKYKVFNKILYKPITDKFIAEIKNSLLGRSKGK is encoded by the coding sequence ATGAATGAAATTGATAAGAAAAGAGTATTAATAGTAGATGACAATCCTTATATATTAAAGATATTAGCAACGATGCTGAAATTAGAGAATTTAGAAATTACCACTGCTAAAAATGGAGAAGATGCTTTACATCTAATAATTAACGAAACCGAAGGAAAGTTTGATATAATAGTAACGGATTATCAGATGCCTATAATAAATGGACAAGAATTAGCAGATACACTAAGGTCATATGATGAGTACTGCCATACACCAATAATTTTAGTGACGCAAGCAACTCATATAAGATATGAAAATGACGATAAATATAAAGTATTCAATAAAATTTTATACAAGCCTATAACTGATAAATTTATAGCAGAAATTAAAAATTCACTTTTAGGAAGAAGTAAAGGTAAGTAG
- a CDS encoding queuosine precursor transporter: MLSCISYFLSPARVILPFHAFELSVGAILYPLTFLVTDLLAEFYGKEKARFCVRLAIIMNILVAIIIAGMDLLPASSWSKIDQATFHKVFGLYAVSFMGSIIACYISQAVDISLYLWIRKITKGRYLWIRNNGSTAISLLIDTSTVITFMTIFGVLPKEQILSLIINSYSFKLFITIYSIPLFYLCISIIKIFISQKNWVDQSFLLNICSVILSFLV, encoded by the coding sequence TTGCTCTCTTGTATATCCTATTTCTTATCTCCAGCTCGGGTTATTTTACCATTTCATGCTTTCGAGCTATCTGTAGGTGCAATTTTATATCCATTAACTTTCTTAGTAACTGATTTACTAGCTGAATTTTATGGTAAAGAAAAAGCACGTTTTTGCGTAAGGCTTGCAATAATAATGAATATATTAGTAGCTATAATAATAGCTGGTATGGATTTGCTACCAGCAAGTTCCTGGTCTAAAATTGATCAAGCTACGTTTCATAAAGTTTTTGGATTATATGCTGTATCGTTTATGGGGTCTATTATAGCATGTTATATTTCACAAGCAGTTGATATTTCATTATATCTGTGGATACGTAAAATTACTAAAGGCAGATATTTATGGATCAGAAATAATGGTAGCACAGCAATATCATTGTTAATTGACACCTCTACAGTGATTACATTTATGACTATATTTGGAGTATTGCCAAAAGAACAGATTTTATCATTGATAATTAATAGCTACTCTTTTAAATTATTCATCACAATTTATAGCATTCCTTTATTTTATCTTTGCATAAGTATAATAAAAATATTCATATCTCAAAAAAATTGGGTAGATCAAAGTTTTTTACTCAATATTTGTTCTGTAATACTCAGTTTTTTAGTTTAA